Genomic DNA from Arthrobacter sp. B1I2:
CACGGCATTGACGGCCGCGGTGGATTCGATCTGGACGGTGACGCTGATGGTCTCGTTCGCTCGCGCCAGGTAATCCGGGATTCGGTTCCAACGGGCGGCACGGGCCAGCGCGGACCCCACGCCGCGGACGCCCTGCGGCGGGTAGCGGGTAGCGGCCACCGCTGCTTCTGCTTCCGCCACGGAGTTCACCATGGGGATCAGCAGGTTCTGTACGCCGAGGTCCAGGTACTGCTTGATCACCACGGTGTCGTTCACCGGCGGCCGGACCATGGTGTGCACCGGGTAGCCGTGGACGGCCTGGAGCTGGGCGAGGATGGACTCGAGCCCGTTGGGGCTGTGTTCGGCGTCCACCAGGAGCCAGTCCAGCCCGGCGCCGGCGCAGAGCTCGGCGACCAGCGGGCTGCCGGAGCACACCCACATCCCGGCCAGGGGCCGGCCTGCTTCACCGTTCTGCGCTGCCAGGGCGGACCGGAAGGTCTCTTCTACTCGAAACGGCATGTGACACTCCCCAGGGGTCCGTAGTCGGCGTGCACGGTGTCGCCCTTGTACACCCACATGGGGCGGGTGAAGGATCCTGCCAAAATGATGTCCCCGGCCTTGAGGGAATCTCCGTGCGCGGCGATCTTGTTGGCCAGCCAGTGGACCCCGTTGGCGGGATGGTCCAGCACGCCGGCGGCCACCCCGGTTTCCTCCACGGTCTGGTTCTTGTACAGGATGGCGGAGACCCAGCGCAGGTCTACGGCGTCCGGTTTCACGGGGTTGCCGCCGATCACCATGGCGCCCATGGCGGCGTTGTCCGAGATGGTGTCCACGATGGTCCGGCCCTCCATCTCGATCCTGGAGTCCAGGATCTCGAGGGCCGGCACTACGTAGTCGGTGGCCTTCAGGACGTCGAAGATGGTGACGCCGGGGCCCTTGAGCCCGTCCTTGAGGACGAACGCCAGTTCCACCTCCACCCGCGGGTGGGTGTATTTGTCCCACTCCACGGAGCAGCCGGTGTCCAGCACCATGTCATCGAAGATGGCGCCGTAGTCGGGTTCGGTGATGCCGGTGGCAGCCTGCATGGCCTTGGACGTGAGGCCGATCTTGCGCCCCACCAGGGTCCGGCCGGCTTCCTCGTTGCGGCGCCGCCAGAGCTGCTGGACGGCGTAGGAGTCTTCCACCGTCATGTCCGGGTAGCGGGCGGTCAGCCGGGGGACGGGGGTGCGGGTCCGGCCGGCTTCCACCAGCTCGTCCGCAATGGCCTCTATCGTCTTTGGCTCCAGCATGGTTAGACCTGTACTCCCAGCTTGAAGCCCGTCCGGTCACCTTCCGCGGCTCCCTCCTTGCGGGTGTAGGAGAAGCCGTCGGCACCAACCGTGACGGCCATCTCCGACTTTTCTTCACGTTCGATGACGGGCTGCGGGTTCCCGTCGAGGTCCAGGACCAACGAGGCTTCGGTGTACCAGGAGGGGACCACGGGGTTGCCCCACCAGTCGCGGCGCTGGTTGTCGTGGACGTCCCAGGTGATGGTGGGGTTGTCAGGGTCGCCGGTGTAGTAGTCCTGGGTGTAGATCTCGATGCGGTGGCCGTCCGGGTCCAGGATGTAGAGGTAGAACGCGTTGGATACGCCGTGCCTGCCGGGACCGCGTTCGATCCGGTCACTGATCCTCAGGGCGCCCATCTTGTCGCAGATCTGGATGATGTTGTGCTTCTCGTGGGTGGCGAACGCGACGTGGTGCATGCGCGGGCCGTTGCCGCCGGTGAGGGCGGTGTCGTGGACTGTCTGCTTGCGGTGCATCCACGCGGCGTACGTGACGCCGTCGGAATCCTTGATGTCTTCGGAGACGCGGAAGCCGAGGTCCTCAAGGTAGGCGCGGCCGCGGGGGACGTCCGGGGTGACCTGGTTGAAGTGGTCCAGGCGGACCAGTTCGCCGGCGGAGTAGAGGTCGTAGCGCTGGGTGAGGCGCTCCACGTGCTCCACGTCGTAGAAGAACTCGTACGGGAAGCCCAGCGGGTCCTCGACGCGCACGGAGTCGCCGATGCCCTTGGTGAAGCCTTCCTTGCGGCGCTCGGTGCGGCAGCCGAGTTCCTTGTAGTAGGCCTCGGCGGCGTCCACTTCGGCGGGGGACTTCACCCGGTAGGCGAAGGCGGCGACGGCGGCGACCGGGCCCTTGCGCAGCACCAGGTTGTGGTGGATGAACTCCTCCAGGGAGCGCAGGTAGATCGCGTTCTCGTCCTCCTCGGTGACGTGCAGGCCCAGGACGTCCACGTAGAACTCGCGGGACTTGGCAAGATCGGTGACCACGATCTCCATGTAGGCGCAGCGGACGATGTCTGGCGCCGGGACAGAAGGGGTGGGAACAAAGTTGGTCATGATGGTCTCTCTTCTTTGAAAGTTTTATGGAATGTGCGACGGCGGATGGCTGGCTTGGGTGCCGGAGCCTACCCTTCGTTGGCGGCGGAGGTTTCGATGCTGCCGAACTTGGGGGTGTGGACGGTGCCGAGGGTGATGTGCACGGCCTGCTGGTCTGTGTAGAAGTCGATGGAGCGGTAGCCGCCTTCGTGGCCCAGGCCGGAGGCTTTGACGCCGCCGAACGGGGTGCGGAGGTCGCGGACGTTGTGGCTGTTCAGCCACACCATGCCGGCCTCAACGTTCTGGGAGAAGTTGTGCGCGCGGGTCAGGTTCTGGGTCCAGATGTAGGCGGCCAGACCGTATTTGGTGTTGTTAGCCAGGGCGAGGGCTTCGTCGTCGTTCTCGAACGGGGTGATGGCCACCACGGGTCCGAAGATTTCCTCCTGGAAGATCCGGGCATCAGGGGCGACGTCGGCGAACACCGTGGGTGCGATGTAGTTGCCTTCGGGCAGGTGGCCGGGGCGGCCGCCGCCGGCCAGCAGCCGGCCTTCGGACTTGCCGATCTCCACGTAGGAGGCCACCTTTTCGTAGTGCTCCGGGTGGACCAGGGCCCCCACCTGGGTCTTGGGATCGTGGGGATCGCCTACCACGATGTTCTTGGCCCGGGCGGCGTACTTCTCGCAGAATTCGTCGTAGATGGCGCGTTCAACGAGGATGCGGGAACCTGCGGTGCAGCGTTCGCCGTTGAGCGAGAAGACGCCGAACAGGGCGGAGTCGATGGCGGCGTCCAGGTCCGCGTCCGCGAACACAACGCAGGGGGACTTGCCGCCGAGTTCCATGGACAGGCCCTTGAGGTTGGCGGCGGCGTTGCGGAAGATCGTCTGGCCGGTGGTGGTTTCGCCGGTGAAGGAGATCAGCGGGACGTCCGGGTGCTTCACGAGTGCGTCGCCGGCTTCCTCGCCCAGGCCGTTGACCAGGTTGAAGACGCCGTCGGGAAGGCCGGCGTCCTTGAAGATGGTGGCCCAGAGCGAGGCGGAGAGCGGGGTGAACTCGGCCGGCTTGAGGACAACGGTGTTGCCGGTTGCCAGGGCCGGGGCGAGCTTCCAGGACTCGAGCATGAACGGGGTGTTCCACGGAGTGATCAGGCCGGCAACGCCAATCGGCTTGCGGTTCACGTAGTTGATCTGCGAACCCGGGACCTTCATGGCGTCATCGAACTGCGCCACGATCAGGTCCGCGAAGAACCGGAAGTTCTCCGCTGCGCGGAGGGCCTGGCCTTTGGCCTGGGTGATCGGGAGGCCGGTGTCGAAGGTTTCGAGTTCGGCGAGCCGGGCTTCCTGCGCCTCCACGGCGTCTGCGATCTTGTTAAGAATGCGGGCGCGTTCGCGGGGCTTCATCCTGGGCCAGGGGCCGTTGGTGAATGCTTCACGGGCGGCGGCGACGGCCAGGTCAATGTCCTCCTTCTGGCCTGCCGCGGCGGTGGCGTAATTCCGGTTGGACACCGGATCCAGGACGTCGAAGGTCCTGCCGGAGACCGAGTCCACGAACTTGCCGTTGATGTAATGCTGGATGTGGGTGGGCAGGTCTTCGGGAACGTAGTGCTTGCTGGTTTCTACTGAGGTCGTCATCGTTGAAGTCCTTACTGTGGTCTGTGCGTACTAGTTGGTTTGGGCGAGGTAGGCATCCAAAGTCGCGGTTCGATGCTGGCGGGCTGCCTTTTCAATGTCTTCCGCGTCGGCTCCGGTTTCGATGAGCTTCAGCAGGTTTTCGTGTTCCTCCACGGAGTCGTGGGCGCGGCCGGGGACGAAGCGGAAGGTGGAGGACCGGAGCGAGGCAAGCCGGTTCCAGCCGCGGTGGACCAGGTCCAGGATGTGGGGGTTGGGGCAGTGCTCGAACAGGACGCTGTGGAAGTCCTGGTTGAGCTGGGTGAAGCGGACGGGGTCAAAGTGGTCCAGGCACTCGCGCATCTGCTCGTTCACCGCGCGGGCCCGCGCAATTGCAGCCGGGTCGATCAACGGTGCGGACAGTGCCGTGGCGGCACCTTCCACGATGCTGAGCGTCTGCATGGTGTAGAGGTATTCGGTGGGGTCGATGCCGGCGACGGTGGCGCCGACGTTCCGTTCGAAGGTCACCAGCCCTTCCGCTTCGAGCCGCCGGATGGCCTCGCGCACGGGAACAACGCTGAACCCCAGGTCCTTGGCAATTGCGCCCAGGACCAGCCGGTAGCCGGGAGTGTAGCTGCCTTCCACGATGCGCGCCTTGACGGCCTGGTAGGCCTGCTGGGACTTGCTGCCGGGAGTGGCGGTGGCCTCGGTGAGGGCTGTTTCAGTCATCAGCGCTGCCTTCCCATTCCTTGTACCGCGCCTGCCATTCGGAGTTCATGGGATAGAGGCCGTCCACGCTGTTGCCCTGTTTGACCATCTCGAAGATGAAGGCTTCTTCCTTTTCCTGCTGGATGCAGTCCTCCACGAGTTCTTCGGCGATGGATGGCGGGATCACCAGGATGCCGTCGGAATCGGCCACGATGATGTCCCCGGGCTGCACGGTGGCTCCGCCGCAGGCGATGGTGATGTCCGTGTCCCAGGGGATGTGGCGGCGGCCCAGCACGGCGGGGTGCGGGTTGGCGAAGTAGGTGGGCATCTCAAGATCCGCCACGGCCGAGTGGTCACGGACCCCGCCGTCGGTGATGATGGCGGCCGCGCCGCGCACCTGGGCGCGCAGGGCCAGGATGTCGCCCACCGTGCCGGTGCCCTTTTCGCCGCGGGCTTCCATGACCAGGATTTCGCCCTCGTTGACGGAGTCGATGGCGCGTTTCTGGGCGTTGAATCCACCGCCGTGGGTCTTGAAGAGGTCCTCGCGGTTGGGAACGTAGCGCAGGGTCCGGGCCAGGCCCACCACGCGGCGGTCCGGGCGGGTGGCCTGCAGCCCGTCAATGCTGACGTTGTTGAGTCCGCGCTTGCGCATTTGGGAGGACAGGGTGGCGGTGGCGACAGACTCAAGCTTGGCCTTCAGCTCCGGA
This window encodes:
- the hpaE gene encoding 5-carboxymethyl-2-hydroxymuconate semialdehyde dehydrogenase, whose protein sequence is MTTSVETSKHYVPEDLPTHIQHYINGKFVDSVSGRTFDVLDPVSNRNYATAAAGQKEDIDLAVAAAREAFTNGPWPRMKPRERARILNKIADAVEAQEARLAELETFDTGLPITQAKGQALRAAENFRFFADLIVAQFDDAMKVPGSQINYVNRKPIGVAGLITPWNTPFMLESWKLAPALATGNTVVLKPAEFTPLSASLWATIFKDAGLPDGVFNLVNGLGEEAGDALVKHPDVPLISFTGETTTGQTIFRNAAANLKGLSMELGGKSPCVVFADADLDAAIDSALFGVFSLNGERCTAGSRILVERAIYDEFCEKYAARAKNIVVGDPHDPKTQVGALVHPEHYEKVASYVEIGKSEGRLLAGGGRPGHLPEGNYIAPTVFADVAPDARIFQEEIFGPVVAITPFENDDEALALANNTKYGLAAYIWTQNLTRAHNFSQNVEAGMVWLNSHNVRDLRTPFGGVKASGLGHEGGYRSIDFYTDQQAVHITLGTVHTPKFGSIETSAANEG
- the hpaD gene encoding 3,4-dihydroxyphenylacetate 2,3-dioxygenase, whose translation is MTNFVPTPSVPAPDIVRCAYMEIVVTDLAKSREFYVDVLGLHVTEEDENAIYLRSLEEFIHHNLVLRKGPVAAVAAFAYRVKSPAEVDAAEAYYKELGCRTERRKEGFTKGIGDSVRVEDPLGFPYEFFYDVEHVERLTQRYDLYSAGELVRLDHFNQVTPDVPRGRAYLEDLGFRVSEDIKDSDGVTYAAWMHRKQTVHDTALTGGNGPRMHHVAFATHEKHNIIQICDKMGALRISDRIERGPGRHGVSNAFYLYILDPDGHRIEIYTQDYYTGDPDNPTITWDVHDNQRRDWWGNPVVPSWYTEASLVLDLDGNPQPVIEREEKSEMAVTVGADGFSYTRKEGAAEGDRTGFKLGVQV
- a CDS encoding GntR family transcriptional regulator, which translates into the protein MTETALTEATATPGSKSQQAYQAVKARIVEGSYTPGYRLVLGAIAKDLGFSVVPVREAIRRLEAEGLVTFERNVGATVAGIDPTEYLYTMQTLSIVEGAATALSAPLIDPAAIARARAVNEQMRECLDHFDPVRFTQLNQDFHSVLFEHCPNPHILDLVHRGWNRLASLRSSTFRFVPGRAHDSVEEHENLLKLIETGADAEDIEKAARQHRTATLDAYLAQTN
- the hpaH gene encoding 2-oxo-hept-4-ene-1,7-dioate hydratase; this encodes MLEPKTIEAIADELVEAGRTRTPVPRLTARYPDMTVEDSYAVQQLWRRRNEEAGRTLVGRKIGLTSKAMQAATGITEPDYGAIFDDMVLDTGCSVEWDKYTHPRVEVELAFVLKDGLKGPGVTIFDVLKATDYVVPALEILDSRIEMEGRTIVDTISDNAAMGAMVIGGNPVKPDAVDLRWVSAILYKNQTVEETGVAAGVLDHPANGVHWLANKIAAHGDSLKAGDIILAGSFTRPMWVYKGDTVHADYGPLGSVTCRFE
- a CDS encoding HpcH/HpaI aldolase family protein encodes the protein MPFRVEETFRSALAAQNGEAGRPLAGMWVCSGSPLVAELCAGAGLDWLLVDAEHSPNGLESILAQLQAVHGYPVHTMVRPPVNDTVVIKQYLDLGVQNLLIPMVNSVAEAEAAVAATRYPPQGVRGVGSALARAARWNRIPDYLARANETISVTVQIESTAAVNAVEDILTVDGVDAVFMGPSDLAASMGLLGQQEHPEVRAAVEHCLSAAKAAGKPAGVNAFNPDTARHYLANGANFILVGADVAILARGSEALASKYIPQAGGDTRASY